The DNA window CACCGAAACCTCCTCCGACGAGAGGTAGGGGACACCGAACGACTCCACAAGCTCCGCCTTCCGATTCGGCTTCCTCGATCGCGAATAGACGGTGGTGTTGAATCCTTGCGACTTGAACAGCATGGCGCCGAGAATGCCCACCGGTCCGGCTCCCAGCACCACCGCATTCTTGCCCAGGCCCCGGGCCGATGAAGGCGCTCCCGACGGCAGCCAAGGCAACCGTTCCTGCACCTTCCAAAGTTGTTCCATGCCCTTCTCGGCCACCGTCAAAGGCTCAACCAAAACCGCAACCTCCCTCAATTCCGGAGGGGCATACGTGAAGTACTTCTCATAATCGACGTAAAACTCGGTCATGAACCCATGCGTCATCTTGATGCCCCGCTCGGTAAAGTCCCCCGTCCAGCAAAAATCCTGGCGGTCATTTTGGCACGAAAGGCAATGGATGTGCTCGCAAGGCCGGCGAACGGACGGCACCACCAAATCGCCCGGCTTGAAGCGGGTGACTTGGTCGCCCACTTCCAAGACGCAACCCAATGACTCATGCCCTAGCACGAGATAATCATGGCCGTGAGGAGGGGATCCGTAAACGAAGGTGCAAATCTCGCGGTCCGTTCCGCAGATGCCCACCTCCAACGCGCGTACTTTGACTTCGTGGCCGCTGAGAACTTGAGGATGGGCGTGGTCAATCAGGCGAACTTCCTTGCGGGAAGGCACCACCCCAACGGCTCGCATCTTCGTGCTCTTCATAAGTGCTTCGCTTTGTGCCACTCAACCCACCGTCCCGGCAAAGACGGAACCTGCGTCATGTCTCACAGGGTGCTTCCATTCTAAAGGGGTGTCCCGGGGAGGACACAAGCCCAAATCCCGCTGCGTCATCTTCCGCGGTGCAGCCGCAAGTTGTCGGACCGCGGCTGTGCTGAAAGCCAGCCGCAGCGGGTCGCGGTTGCGACGCGGGAGGAACAATCGACGAGCTTATGCAAGACAACCTTGCTGCGGCTGATCCTTCGGACACAGCCGCGCTCCTCCGCCGGACCGCGCCGTTCACCTCAACATTACACACATCGTTTGGAGAGTATTCACGGGTCATTTTGCTGGCGGCGCTTGTGAGCCAGCAGGAGGGCCAAGTTGGCAAATCCCTGGGCGATCACCTCGGCACCGGGCTCACCGTCGCCTTTGCGGAGCAGCGCTCCCCCCAGCTTTGCCAGCCAATGGGTCGCTTGTCTTACATCCGGCTGAGTCGCGTCCTCCGCTTTTTTTATAGCAGCTCAGGATCGTCAGCTCTTCCTCTGAAAACACCGTCGTGGCGGGAAGGTTCGGGTTTTCCCGGTTCATTTTCGTCAACATCAACGTTCGCCAAGCCACGATCAGATCAAACGCCAAAGCGCGCCGCAAATTCAAGGCTGTGCCAAACTCCCGTTTTTCGACCCGACAGCCGGTCTTGAGGACGCGGTGCCATTCTTCGATCCGCCACCGCAGGCAATACCACTGCACTTTTTCCACCGCCTGCTCCCAGTGGTTGACCGGCAGGTCCGTCAGCAGCATCCACTCCAACGGCTCTTCTCCTTCCGGGGGATCGACTTCCCTGACCCAAACCGCGTGGAGTTTCAATCCCGGCCAATGCCTCTTCAGGCGCACGTCCGACGCGCAGATCGTGACCTCACCCCACCTCACCTCAAGCATCGCTTGGCGGGCGCGCCGTCCGGCCCGGCGGGGCACCCGCAGATGCAGGTGTCCGCGCACCGGTTGCCGGCCCATGTGCTCCCAGAGCCGGGCTTGAGGTTCGAGCGCGCGGTTGTGCTGTGCTCGAACCACCACATGCAGATTCTCCGGCCCGATGAGCGCTTGATCGAACAGTTCGTAGATGTCCGACTCCCGGTCTCCCATTTCCACCACGGTGGTTTGGGGCATGCGACGGGCGAGGTCGGCGGCCCGGTTCAGGCTCTTGACCCAGCGGGCGCTCTCTTTTTGATCCAGCGATTTGGCGTTGCGGCCCACGCCCTCCTCCTGAGGCTCCCGGCCCCAGCACTGGGCATCCACCACCCCCAGGGGAACGCCGGCGCGGTCCATCACCAGCGTCGAGTGCAAGTGCAACCCCAGGCTCCCCTCATGATTGATCGGTCCGAGTCCCTCGGTTTGTTTGAGCCCGCTGTAGTTCAAACTGGTGGTGTCCTGCGCCAGCAGCACCAAGGGCTCCGCCGCCATCCGTTCCGCCGTGCGCGCCTTGTGGCCCGCCAGCAAAGCGTCCAAATCGATTTGTCCGCAGGCGTGCGTGACCAGCCGATACGCGCCCTGAACTTGACTCCACCCTCCGAAACTTTGCGCGTAGCTTTTCTCCGGATGATCCCACCGGCCTTGCAGCACCTTCACCGCCCGTGCCTCCAGACGTTGATCTCCCAAATCCAACCCCGCCATCTCCGCCTCCGCCCAGTCTGCGGACTCCAGTTCTTCGCGCCACGCGCGGGCGGGGATCCTCTCGACGGGCTCCCTTTGCAACTGCTCGCGCGCTCGGCCATCCAGCGCGTAGACATAAATGTCTTTGGCCTTGTGGGGATTGGCTTCCTGGGGTCCCTTGCGCCCCCGCCCTTGACTGGTGCCGATGAGCTGCCAGTTGGCCGCCCGGTAACTCTGGCCCGTGAACTGATGACGATCGATGAAACTCTCCACCAGCAAGGGAGTGTGCCCATAGCGCTCCTGCCAATCCGCGCCGACCCGCTTCAAGGCCAGCGCCATCACTTTGCTGGCCAGGTTGGAGCACCGCACCTCCTGGCGAATCAACAGCCGCGACAGTCCAATCACGCTCTGTAAATTCGCTCTCCGCGCCCGGCTGCTCCACCCAATCCACAGATCGCGCGGCCCCAGATGCCAGGCTGGGGGACCAAACCCGATCGCGCCCAGCCAGCCGTGAGCCGATCCCATCAAGTAGCGCATTTGACAGCCCACCAGCGGAGCGTCCTTGAGCGGATGCTGCTGCACGATGATCTCATTCCACAGCGGGCTCAAGGGGTCCTCCCAACCTTCGATCCGATACAGATAAAGCCCCTCCACCTCATCCACCCGGCCAGGCACGGGCCCCAACGCAGGCAACGGCTCACCGCAGGAGGCCAGCCGCCGCGGTTGCCCGGCTCGAGGCCCCCGCGCCGGGGGCAGTTTCACATGGCCGGCACGATCCAGCCTGCGCAGCAAATCTCGCGCTCGGTGCAGCTTCGGCTCGTCCTCCCGACCACGCCAGTTGAGTTCCTGGCAAACATGTCGGGCCACCCTCGTCCGCGAAGGTGAAGGCTCCTGTTCACAGAAATGCTTGAGTTCTTCGAGAAACTCCACCCCGAGAATTTGTCCTCCAACGCGCAATGTTTTCATCGCGCTCACTTTGACCCAAAACCCTTCGCGTGTTTAGGTATTCAGTTTGTGTGCAATGTCGAGGTGAAGGCCGCGCCTCGGCGCTGCCGCGCGCATCACCGACAACCTGTGGTTGCACGGGCACCGGAATGAGCTGAAAAATTCCCCTTGCACCACTTTCGCACCTCATCCACTTTCCCCCGGCTCCGCGTCGGGTTCCCTCACTCAGGCTCCTGTTGTGCCCGGAATGGGATTCCCAGACACGTCCAATCGGCTTTGATCTTAGCGCATCCATTTATGAACATCACCGGCATCCTCACATCCATCATT is part of the Verrucomicrobiota bacterium genome and encodes:
- a CDS encoding zinc-binding dehydrogenase, with amino-acid sequence MRAVGVVPSRKEVRLIDHAHPQVLSGHEVKVRALEVGICGTDREICTFVYGSPPHGHDYLVLGHESLGCVLEVGDQVTRFKPGDLVVPSVRRPCEHIHCLSCQNDRQDFCWTGDFTERGIKMTHGFMTEFYVDYEKYFTYAPPELREVAVLVEPLTVAEKGMEQLWKVQERLPWLPSGAPSSARGLGKNAVVLGAGPVGILGAMLFKSQGFNTTVYSRSRKPNRKAELVESFGVPYLSSEEVSVEELAERVGNIDVVYEAVGKADISFNVLRVLGMNGAFIFTGIPGPHAPIPVQGDATMKNIVLKNQVMIGTVNADRAAFESAIANLGIFMKRWPDSVRAVITGRHGIDDFEKLLLGKAVGIKNIICLD
- a CDS encoding IS4 family transposase, with protein sequence MKTLRVGGQILGVEFLEELKHFCEQEPSPSRTRVARHVCQELNWRGREDEPKLHRARDLLRRLDRAGHVKLPPARGPRAGQPRRLASCGEPLPALGPVPGRVDEVEGLYLYRIEGWEDPLSPLWNEIIVQQHPLKDAPLVGCQMRYLMGSAHGWLGAIGFGPPAWHLGPRDLWIGWSSRARRANLQSVIGLSRLLIRQEVRCSNLASKVMALALKRVGADWQERYGHTPLLVESFIDRHQFTGQSYRAANWQLIGTSQGRGRKGPQEANPHKAKDIYVYALDGRAREQLQREPVERIPARAWREELESADWAEAEMAGLDLGDQRLEARAVKVLQGRWDHPEKSYAQSFGGWSQVQGAYRLVTHACGQIDLDALLAGHKARTAERMAAEPLVLLAQDTTSLNYSGLKQTEGLGPINHEGSLGLHLHSTLVMDRAGVPLGVVDAQCWGREPQEEGVGRNAKSLDQKESARWVKSLNRAADLARRMPQTTVVEMGDRESDIYELFDQALIGPENLHVVVRAQHNRALEPQARLWEHMGRQPVRGHLHLRVPRRAGRRARQAMLEVRWGEVTICASDVRLKRHWPGLKLHAVWVREVDPPEGEEPLEWMLLTDLPVNHWEQAVEKVQWYCLRWRIEEWHRVLKTGCRVEKREFGTALNLRRALAFDLIVAWRTLMLTKMNRENPNLPATTVFSEEELTILSCYKKSGGRDSAGCKTSDPLAGKAGGSAAPQRRR